One segment of Yersinia kristensenii DNA contains the following:
- a CDS encoding DUF1090 domain-containing protein yields the protein MLLHTVLLRPVFSLRAFLLLVLPMVAFYSVAQTNECDTKAKEIQQQIDYAKQHGNTRRAAGLETALKEVKNNCTVESLKAERQKKIKEKQHKVAERKQELKEAQQKGDAGKIANKQKKLTEAQAELKQAQAQK from the coding sequence ATGTTGTTACATACTGTGCTGTTACGCCCCGTTTTTTCACTACGGGCCTTTCTCCTGTTGGTCTTACCGATGGTTGCATTTTACAGTGTCGCCCAAACGAATGAATGCGACACCAAAGCTAAGGAGATCCAACAGCAGATTGATTATGCCAAACAGCATGGCAATACTCGCCGCGCCGCCGGTCTGGAAACAGCGCTGAAAGAAGTGAAAAATAATTGTACTGTTGAGAGTCTGAAAGCTGAGCGGCAGAAAAAAATCAAAGAAAAGCAACACAAAGTCGCAGAACGCAAGCAAGAACTCAAAGAAGCTCAGCAAAAGGGTGATGCTGGAAAAATCGCCAATAAACAGAAGAAGTTAACGGAGGCGCAAGCTGAGTTAAAGCAAGCTCAGGCACAGAAATAG
- a CDS encoding pirin family protein: MITCRTAKQCGQADFGWLQARYTFSFGHYFDPKLLGYASLRVLNQEVLAPGASFQPRTYPRVDILNLILQGEAEYRDSLGNHVRGKTGDVLLLSTQPGVSYSEHNLSTDKPLTRIQLWLNACPEQDCHLAQRMSLCSQPLRLLASPDGEQGSLKLRQQVWIHHLNLAAGEQYTIDLHGPRAYLQSIHGTVEVEGPQVSEAQRLTCGDGAFVQEEQHLVITAETPLRALLIDLPD, encoded by the coding sequence ATGATCACATGCAGAACAGCAAAACAGTGCGGGCAAGCTGACTTTGGTTGGCTTCAAGCTCGTTATACCTTTTCATTCGGCCATTACTTTGATCCGAAATTATTAGGTTATGCCTCGCTACGAGTGTTGAATCAGGAAGTGTTAGCGCCCGGCGCATCATTCCAGCCGCGAACCTATCCACGGGTTGATATTCTGAATCTGATTTTACAAGGTGAAGCCGAATATCGGGATAGTTTGGGTAACCATGTGCGCGGTAAAACCGGCGATGTTCTGTTATTGTCTACCCAGCCCGGTGTCAGTTACAGCGAGCATAATCTTAGTACAGACAAACCATTAACCCGCATTCAGTTATGGCTCAATGCTTGTCCAGAACAAGACTGCCATCTCGCTCAGCGCATGTCTTTATGCTCTCAGCCATTGCGGTTATTGGCCTCTCCCGATGGGGAACAAGGTAGCCTGAAGCTGCGCCAGCAAGTGTGGATTCATCATTTAAATTTAGCCGCCGGTGAACAATATACAATTGATTTGCACGGCCCGAGGGCTTATCTGCAATCTATTCACGGGACGGTAGAAGTGGAAGGGCCGCAAGTGAGTGAAGCTCAGCGTTTGACCTGTGGTGACGGGGCTTTTGTGCAAGAAGAACAGCATTTAGTGATTACAGCAGAGACCCCGCTGCGGGCATTGCTGATTGATTTACCTGATTGA
- the mzrA gene encoding EnvZ/OmpR regulon moderator MzrA gives MITLRGRFSRPVWLYLILPVTALLLAALLFTPMILRTESALKIRPNQQGLSLPDGFYLYQHLDQRGIRIKSITPENDSLVVSLESPEQQKEAIEALQDILPSGYVIVTSESKKRQRLLPAFRNNLQNVG, from the coding sequence GTGATTACCCTCAGGGGCCGTTTTAGCCGCCCAGTTTGGCTCTATCTTATCCTGCCGGTGACCGCCTTATTGCTAGCAGCACTGTTGTTTACGCCAATGATTCTGCGCACAGAAAGTGCGTTAAAAATTCGGCCTAATCAGCAGGGCCTGTCGTTACCCGATGGATTTTATCTGTATCAACACCTAGATCAGCGGGGGATTCGCATCAAAAGCATCACTCCGGAGAATGACAGCCTGGTGGTGAGCCTTGAGTCTCCGGAACAGCAAAAAGAAGCGATCGAAGCTTTGCAGGATATCCTACCAAGCGGTTATGTCATTGTGACGAGTGAATCAAAGAAACGTCAGCGTTTATTACCCGCCTTCAGAAATAACCTACAAAATGTAGGGTAA
- a CDS encoding MFS transporter, whose amino-acid sequence MMRKIKGLRWYMIALVTVGTILGYLTRNAIAVAAPTLQEQLHITTQQYSYIIAAYSAAYTLMQPVAGYILDVMGTKVGYAMFAVMWAIFCMSTALASSWGGLAIARGAVGAAEAAMIPAGLKATSEWFPAKERSIAVGYFNVGSSIGGMIAPPLVVWAIVMHSWQMAFIITGVLSLIWAIAWLILYKHPKDQKKLSDEEREYILSGQEAQHSTANSKKMSAMQIIRNRQFWGIAIPRFLAEPAWGTFNAWIPLFMFKAYGFNLKEIAMFAWMPMLFADLGCILGGYLPPLFQKYFKVNLIVSRKLVVTMGGLLMIGPGTIGLFTSPYAAIALLCVGGFAHQSLSGALITLSSDVFGRNEVATANGLTGMAAWTASTMFALVVGALADTMGFSPLFAALAVFDVLAVVVIWTVLQNRPAAEPAIDPVQQTPAGQN is encoded by the coding sequence ATGATGCGTAAAATTAAAGGGTTACGCTGGTACATGATCGCTTTGGTTACCGTTGGCACTATATTAGGTTACCTGACGCGTAACGCTATTGCCGTTGCCGCACCAACGTTGCAAGAGCAGTTACATATCACGACACAGCAATATTCTTATATTATCGCCGCTTATTCAGCCGCTTACACCCTGATGCAACCGGTCGCCGGTTATATTCTGGATGTGATGGGGACGAAAGTCGGTTATGCCATGTTTGCCGTGATGTGGGCCATATTCTGTATGAGTACCGCCTTAGCCAGCAGTTGGGGCGGTTTAGCTATCGCTCGTGGTGCTGTGGGTGCAGCAGAAGCAGCCATGATCCCTGCAGGTTTGAAAGCAACCAGTGAGTGGTTCCCAGCAAAAGAACGTTCCATTGCCGTGGGTTACTTCAACGTAGGTTCTTCTATCGGCGGCATGATTGCACCACCATTAGTGGTGTGGGCTATCGTGATGCACAGCTGGCAGATGGCATTTATCATTACCGGTGTGCTTAGCTTGATTTGGGCCATTGCTTGGTTAATCCTGTACAAACACCCGAAAGATCAGAAAAAACTGTCTGATGAAGAGCGTGAGTACATCCTGAGTGGTCAGGAAGCGCAGCACTCTACGGCTAACTCCAAAAAGATGTCTGCAATGCAGATTATCCGTAACCGCCAGTTCTGGGGTATTGCAATCCCACGTTTCCTGGCAGAACCGGCTTGGGGGACATTCAACGCGTGGATCCCACTGTTCATGTTCAAAGCTTATGGCTTTAACTTGAAAGAAATCGCCATGTTTGCCTGGATGCCAATGTTGTTTGCCGACTTAGGCTGCATTCTGGGGGGTTACCTGCCACCATTGTTCCAAAAATACTTCAAAGTTAACCTGATTGTATCCCGTAAGTTAGTGGTCACCATGGGCGGCTTGTTGATGATTGGGCCGGGGACTATTGGCCTGTTCACCAGCCCTTACGCGGCTATCGCCCTGCTGTGTGTCGGTGGGTTTGCTCACCAATCACTGTCTGGTGCGCTGATTACCTTATCGTCTGACGTCTTTGGCCGTAACGAAGTGGCCACCGCCAACGGCTTGACGGGAATGGCGGCTTGGACGGCCAGTACTATGTTCGCCCTGGTAGTGGGTGCTTTGGCAGATACCATGGGCTTCAGCCCACTGTTTGCCGCACTCGCCGTATTTGACGTGTTAGCCGTCGTGGTTATCTGGACGGTACTGCAAAACCGCCCGGCAGCCGAACCCGCTATCGATCCGGTACAACAAACGCCAGCCGGACAGAATTAA
- a CDS encoding DUF883 family protein: protein MPQDKTSEHLRAELKSLADTLEEVLQSSTDKPKAELDKLRAKAESALKDTRERLSETGDKIAAQTKEIADKADNYVHDNPWAGVGIGAAVGVVLGVLLSRR, encoded by the coding sequence ATGCCACAAGATAAAACCTCTGAACATTTGCGCGCTGAACTTAAGTCACTTGCGGATACTTTGGAAGAAGTGCTGCAATCTTCGACCGATAAGCCGAAAGCTGAGTTAGATAAGCTGCGGGCCAAAGCGGAGAGCGCGTTGAAGGATACACGTGAACGTCTGAGTGAAACTGGCGATAAAATTGCTGCCCAAACCAAAGAGATTGCTGATAAAGCTGATAACTATGTCCATGACAACCCTTGGGCTGGTGTGGGTATCGGTGCTGCTGTCGGCGTGGTGTTAGGCGTGTTGTTGTCTCGCCGCTGA
- a CDS encoding DoxX family protein, which translates to MNKLQDTGLLVARILMPILFIVAGYGKMGDAYAGTQQYMQAMGVPGFFLPLTILLEFGGGLAILFGFLTRTTALFTAGFTILTALIFHTNFAEGVNQLMFMKNLTIAGGYIVLAVAGPGGFSIDRLLGKKW; encoded by the coding sequence ATGAACAAATTACAAGATACTGGCCTGTTGGTAGCACGCATTCTAATGCCAATTCTGTTTATTGTTGCCGGTTACGGCAAAATGGGTGATGCCTATGCCGGTACTCAGCAATATATGCAAGCAATGGGCGTCCCTGGCTTCTTCCTGCCACTGACTATTTTGTTGGAATTTGGCGGCGGCCTGGCCATTCTGTTTGGTTTCCTGACCCGTACCACTGCGCTGTTCACCGCCGGTTTCACTATTTTGACTGCATTAATCTTCCACACTAACTTTGCGGAAGGCGTTAACCAACTGATGTTTATGAAAAACCTGACCATCGCTGGCGGTTACATTGTCTTAGCCGTTGCTGGCCCAGGTGGTTTCAGTATTGACCGCCTGCTGGGTAAGAAGTGGTAA
- a CDS encoding phage holin family protein: MAELPQTQGPGKGVLDTVHRIATIVVGMVETRVRLAAIELEEEKATLIQLLIMAGITLLLTAFGLMSLLVLVIWAIDPAYRLVALGSTTAVLLALAIIGVIWTLTKARHSTLLGSTRKQLETDRELLEKER, translated from the coding sequence ATGGCTGAACTTCCTCAAACTCAGGGCCCCGGTAAAGGGGTCCTCGATACTGTCCACCGTATCGCCACCATTGTGGTGGGTATGGTTGAAACCCGTGTCCGGCTGGCGGCCATTGAGCTGGAAGAAGAAAAGGCAACACTGATTCAGTTGCTGATAATGGCGGGGATTACCCTGCTGTTGACTGCTTTCGGTTTGATGAGCTTGCTTGTGTTAGTCATATGGGCGATTGATCCTGCCTATCGTTTAGTCGCACTGGGGTCGACAACCGCCGTGCTATTAGCGTTGGCAATCATCGGAGTTATCTGGACACTCACCAAAGCGCGTCACTCCACGCTGCTGGGTTCAACCCGCAAGCAACTGGAAACAGACCGCGAATTATTGGAGAAAGAGCGTTGA
- a CDS encoding NAD(P)-dependent alcohol dehydrogenase codes for MTMKVLGYAATSAKVPLAPFEFTRRDPRPDDVVMEVLYCGVCHSDLHQARNDWGFSSYPIVPGHEVVGRVTAVGKDVTKFKVGDFAGIGCMVDSCRHCNPCQQGLEQYCEEGNVQTYNGIDRHDHQPTYGGYSQAIVASQDFVLKMPTGLDLKAAAPLLCAGITTWSPLRHWKVGKGSKVAVVGLGGLGHMALKLANALGAEVTLFTRSPNKEADARRLGAHHIVLSTDDAQMAAAKGQFDLIIDTVPYVHDINPYMPTLNVNGTLVFVGFLGDISPMVSTLPMILGRRSVAGSCIGGIAETQEMLDFCAEHGIASDIEMINIQDINHAYDRMLKSDVKYRFVIDMASLKP; via the coding sequence ATGACAATGAAAGTGCTCGGTTATGCTGCTACATCAGCAAAAGTTCCTCTAGCCCCCTTTGAGTTTACCCGTCGCGATCCTCGGCCAGATGATGTGGTGATGGAGGTGCTCTATTGCGGTGTTTGTCATTCAGACCTGCATCAGGCGCGTAATGACTGGGGATTCAGCTCCTATCCTATTGTTCCCGGTCATGAGGTGGTGGGGCGCGTTACGGCGGTGGGTAAGGATGTCACGAAGTTTAAAGTGGGCGATTTTGCCGGTATTGGCTGTATGGTGGATTCCTGTCGACACTGCAATCCGTGTCAGCAAGGATTAGAACAATATTGCGAAGAAGGAAATGTGCAAACCTATAATGGTATTGACCGCCATGACCATCAGCCAACTTATGGCGGATATTCACAAGCCATTGTTGCATCACAAGATTTTGTGCTTAAAATGCCTACCGGCTTAGATTTGAAAGCGGCAGCTCCCCTGTTGTGTGCGGGTATCACCACTTGGTCACCGCTGCGCCATTGGAAGGTCGGAAAGGGTAGCAAAGTGGCGGTAGTGGGGCTGGGTGGGTTGGGGCATATGGCCTTGAAATTGGCTAATGCGCTCGGTGCTGAAGTGACACTCTTTACCCGCTCCCCCAATAAAGAGGCGGATGCCCGCCGCTTAGGTGCGCATCATATTGTTTTATCTACCGATGATGCTCAAATGGCTGCCGCCAAAGGGCAGTTTGATTTGATTATTGATACTGTGCCTTATGTGCATGATATCAACCCCTATATGCCGACGTTGAATGTCAATGGCACGCTGGTGTTTGTCGGTTTCCTCGGGGATATCAGCCCGATGGTGAGCACTTTACCGATGATTTTGGGGCGGCGTTCGGTCGCGGGTTCTTGCATTGGCGGTATCGCCGAAACACAGGAAATGTTGGATTTCTGTGCTGAGCACGGCATTGCTTCAGATATAGAAATGATTAATATTCAAGATATTAACCACGCTTACGACCGTATGCTGAAAAGTGATGTGAAATACCGCTTTGTGATTGATATGGCGTCATTGAAACCGTAA
- the exuR gene encoding transcriptional regulator ExuR, which translates to MEFTETRRLYQQLAAELKQRIEAGVYQVGDKLPAERYISEEMNVSRTVVREAIIMLEVEGYVEVRKGSGIHVMSNQQKHLVMPNHGIEFATAGPFELLQARQLIESNIAEFAATQVTRQDIVQLIEIQKHARQEDRFRDSQWDLKFHVQVALATQNTAMATIVEKMWSQRVHNPYWIKLHEHIDDKSIESWCEDHDRILEALMRKDPYASKLAMWQHLENTKQMLFRATTDDFEFNVDRYLFTENPVVHLDIPKELGLSVTDKPQASESLK; encoded by the coding sequence ATGGAATTCACAGAAACCAGACGGTTGTACCAGCAGTTAGCCGCAGAGTTAAAGCAGCGCATCGAAGCCGGTGTTTATCAGGTGGGCGATAAATTGCCCGCAGAACGCTACATTTCCGAAGAAATGAATGTCAGCCGAACTGTGGTCCGTGAAGCGATTATCATGTTGGAAGTGGAGGGCTATGTAGAAGTGCGCAAAGGCTCCGGCATCCATGTGATGTCGAATCAGCAAAAGCACTTAGTCATGCCAAACCACGGTATTGAATTCGCCACCGCCGGCCCTTTTGAGCTGTTACAGGCGCGTCAATTGATCGAAAGTAACATTGCTGAATTTGCGGCCACACAAGTGACTCGTCAAGATATCGTGCAATTAATCGAGATCCAAAAACATGCGCGGCAAGAAGATCGTTTTCGTGACTCGCAGTGGGATTTGAAATTCCATGTGCAAGTGGCGCTGGCGACGCAAAACACCGCTATGGCCACGATTGTCGAAAAAATGTGGAGCCAGCGGGTACATAACCCTTACTGGATCAAACTGCACGAGCATATTGATGATAAGTCGATCGAGAGTTGGTGCGAAGATCATGACCGGATCCTTGAGGCTCTGATGCGTAAAGATCCTTACGCCAGTAAGCTCGCCATGTGGCAACATCTGGAAAATACCAAACAAATGCTGTTCCGGGCCACGACTGATGATTTCGAGTTTAATGTAGACCGCTACTTATTCACCGAAAACCCGGTAGTTCATCTCGATATCCCCAAAGAGCTTGGTTTGAGTGTTACAGATAAGCCGCAAGCAAGCGAATCATTGAAATAA
- a CDS encoding PAAR domain-containing protein, whose product MATGYWIVKGDKTSCGGIVHEGMPERTFANHPVAVNGSKVSCGKHPGSYSVGGGHPGEIVYGHYVASTLYSRSTCPCKAFFIPSQTWASHGPYQGGQPQATSSRAAVDSPVAEPQQFAQSAKKSNLPPYLTGEKPSSEFVPDYSVLRNTHTLPDDALRAMLARTNQDVMLLTLSESLEVLQSWGWKNTKTAWVETTQSDVGQVMVNYGVNGKDVVTTSMIIARLGDFGIKATVYVNHKGTELIKLTGYAGVRKVLTAPVFALKNPKVVDLGIGKYGLKNSIVSGARVTFYVAAAYRTLDFILNDATSLAEFIGSLATDVVKIGISSAIGWGVGGAAVAYIPFISAPLVVVVGFGLLAAWGLNKLDSKFGVTDKVVAYIEAAQQEFVEKAREIEQGLWDLGAMYADQMLDKGKEVIESEIKRYFRDTINNVIPRVY is encoded by the coding sequence ATGGCAACAGGATACTGGATAGTCAAAGGTGACAAGACCAGCTGTGGCGGGATAGTGCATGAGGGGATGCCGGAGAGAACATTTGCTAATCATCCGGTCGCAGTGAATGGCAGTAAAGTCTCGTGCGGCAAACACCCCGGCAGTTACAGCGTGGGGGGAGGACATCCGGGCGAGATAGTGTATGGGCATTACGTTGCCAGCACGCTGTATAGCCGCTCAACCTGCCCATGCAAGGCGTTTTTTATTCCGTCACAAACGTGGGCATCTCATGGCCCTTATCAGGGAGGACAACCGCAAGCCACCTCTTCTCGCGCAGCGGTAGATTCGCCGGTGGCCGAGCCCCAGCAGTTCGCCCAGTCAGCCAAAAAATCAAATCTTCCCCCCTACCTCACGGGTGAAAAACCATCTTCTGAATTTGTACCGGATTATTCAGTCTTGCGGAATACCCATACTCTACCGGATGATGCCTTACGTGCTATGTTGGCGCGAACCAATCAAGATGTGATGCTACTGACTCTCTCGGAGAGTTTGGAAGTGCTCCAATCATGGGGTTGGAAAAACACCAAAACAGCTTGGGTGGAAACCACTCAATCCGATGTCGGGCAAGTGATGGTTAATTACGGTGTCAATGGAAAGGATGTTGTCACCACCTCGATGATTATTGCTCGATTAGGTGACTTCGGTATTAAAGCTACCGTCTACGTTAATCATAAAGGTACTGAGTTAATAAAACTGACGGGTTATGCTGGTGTCAGGAAAGTATTAACCGCGCCGGTATTTGCATTAAAGAATCCCAAAGTGGTTGATTTAGGTATCGGTAAATATGGGCTAAAAAACTCTATTGTCAGTGGTGCGCGGGTTACATTTTATGTAGCAGCCGCTTACCGAACGCTTGATTTTATATTGAACGATGCAACGTCACTGGCTGAGTTTATCGGTTCCTTGGCAACCGATGTGGTGAAAATAGGTATTTCTTCTGCTATTGGTTGGGGAGTTGGGGGGGCTGCTGTTGCGTATATTCCTTTCATTTCAGCCCCATTAGTGGTTGTTGTTGGTTTTGGTTTGTTAGCTGCGTGGGGATTAAATAAACTTGATAGTAAATTTGGAGTCACGGATAAAGTTGTTGCGTACATTGAGGCTGCGCAGCAAGAGTTTGTAGAGAAAGCGCGAGAGATAGAGCAAGGACTCTGGGATTTGGGAGCTATGTATGCTGATCAGATGCTCGATAAAGGTAAGGAAGTTATTGAATCTGAAATAAAGAGATATTTCAGAGATACTATCAATAATGTAATCCCGAGGGTGTATTGA
- a CDS encoding LysR family transcriptional regulator yields the protein MAKDRALTLEALRVMDAIDRRGSFAAAADELGRVPSALSYTMQKLEEELDVVLFDRSGHRTKFTNVGRMLLERGRVLLEAADKLTTDAEALARGWETHITIVSEALSPAWKLFPLIDKLALKANTQVSIFTEVLAGAWERLEQGRADIVIAPDMHFRASSEINSRKLYKVTSVYVASPDHPIHLEPEPLSELTRVKYRAVAVADTARERPVITVQLLDKQQRLTVSTIEDKRRALLAGLGVATMPYDMVEKDIEAGRLRVVGPEYSREADIIMAWRRDSMGEAKSWCLREIPKLFSNK from the coding sequence ATGGCCAAAGATCGGGCGCTAACGTTAGAAGCATTGAGAGTGATGGATGCCATTGATCGCCGTGGTAGTTTTGCGGCAGCAGCCGATGAATTGGGGCGAGTACCCTCTGCGCTGAGCTACACCATGCAGAAGCTTGAAGAAGAGCTTGATGTGGTGCTGTTCGATCGCTCAGGGCATCGCACCAAGTTTACCAATGTTGGGCGCATGCTACTGGAGCGTGGGCGAGTGCTGCTGGAAGCGGCAGACAAACTGACTACCGATGCAGAAGCATTGGCACGCGGCTGGGAAACCCATATCACCATTGTCAGCGAGGCATTGTCTCCAGCCTGGAAACTGTTTCCGCTAATCGACAAACTGGCGCTCAAAGCTAACACTCAGGTCTCTATCTTTACCGAGGTATTAGCGGGCGCATGGGAACGGCTGGAGCAGGGGCGGGCTGATATTGTTATCGCGCCGGATATGCATTTTCGTGCATCGTCGGAGATTAACAGCCGCAAACTGTACAAAGTGACCAGTGTTTATGTCGCCAGCCCAGATCATCCTATTCACTTGGAGCCAGAGCCGCTCTCTGAGCTAACCCGGGTAAAATACCGTGCTGTTGCCGTGGCAGATACCGCCCGTGAGCGGCCAGTTATCACTGTACAGTTGTTGGATAAACAGCAGCGGCTGACGGTCAGCACCATTGAAGATAAACGGCGGGCATTACTCGCCGGTTTAGGCGTGGCGACCATGCCTTATGACATGGTGGAAAAAGATATCGAAGCAGGGCGACTCAGGGTTGTCGGGCCGGAATACAGCCGTGAGGCGGATATCATTATGGCATGGCGGCGTGACAGCATGGGCGAGGCCAAGTCGTGGTGTCTGCGCGAGATCCCAAAGCTCTTTTCTAATAAATAA
- a CDS encoding DedA family protein yields the protein MDIIKELLHALWAQDYETLANPSLVWAIYILLFVILFLENGLLPAAFLPGDSLLILVGVLIAKGAMSFPVTIVVLTTAASLGCWVSYIQGRWLGNTKVVQGWLSHLPAHYHQRAHNLFHRHGLSALLVGRFLAFVRTLLPTIAGLSGLSNTRFQFFNWMSGLLWVLILTTMGFAFGKTPVFLKYEDEVMFFLMLLPLALLVIGLFGSLYVLWRKKSAPPANNSNDKGKPE from the coding sequence ATGGATATCATTAAAGAACTCTTACATGCTTTATGGGCGCAAGACTACGAGACACTGGCGAATCCATCTTTAGTCTGGGCCATTTACATCTTGTTATTTGTGATACTTTTTCTGGAAAATGGTCTGCTTCCGGCGGCTTTTTTACCGGGCGATAGTCTGTTGATTCTGGTTGGTGTCTTGATTGCAAAAGGGGCCATGAGCTTCCCGGTGACCATTGTAGTATTAACCACCGCAGCCAGCTTGGGTTGCTGGGTCAGCTATATTCAGGGGCGATGGCTGGGGAATACCAAAGTGGTGCAAGGGTGGCTATCCCATCTACCTGCCCATTATCACCAGCGCGCACATAACCTGTTCCACCGCCATGGGTTATCCGCCCTATTGGTCGGCCGTTTCCTGGCATTCGTGCGCACCTTATTGCCAACAATTGCGGGCCTTTCCGGCCTGAGCAATACCCGCTTTCAATTCTTTAACTGGATGAGTGGGTTGCTGTGGGTTTTGATCTTAACCACTATGGGCTTTGCCTTTGGCAAAACACCGGTATTCCTGAAATACGAAGATGAAGTGATGTTTTTCCTGATGTTGCTGCCTCTGGCACTCTTAGTGATTGGCTTATTTGGTTCTTTATATGTGCTTTGGCGCAAAAAAAGTGCCCCTCCGGCTAATAACAGCAATGATAAAGGTAAGCCAGAGTGA
- a CDS encoding YqjK-like family protein, whose product MSRRQLAQEKAALLREIQQQRLDLANSAAHWIEVTAPYDRGWVKIVSMRKYLMVGSSLVALYGIRHPSKLIRWSRRAVSAWGTIQLFRNTFLLR is encoded by the coding sequence TTGAGCCGCCGTCAATTGGCACAGGAAAAGGCCGCATTGTTACGGGAGATCCAGCAGCAACGTCTGGATCTCGCTAACAGCGCAGCGCATTGGATTGAAGTCACAGCACCTTATGACCGAGGCTGGGTAAAAATCGTCAGTATGCGAAAATATCTGATGGTGGGTTCAAGCCTGGTCGCACTCTACGGTATCCGCCACCCCAGCAAATTAATCCGCTGGTCGCGCAGAGCTGTCAGTGCATGGGGTACTATCCAACTGTTTCGCAATACTTTTTTATTACGTTAA
- a CDS encoding glutathione S-transferase family protein produces MGQLVDGVWQDVWYDTKPSGGHFKRSNSQFRNWVTTDGQAGPQGKAGFKAEAHRYHLYISLACPWAHRTLLMRSLKGLESLISVSVVHPLMLENGWTFGHDFPATTGDELYHLDYLYQLYLRADPHYSGRVTVPVLWDKQQQTVVSNESADIIRMFNNAFDAAGAKAGDYYPPALRGKIDDINEWIYDQVNNGVYKAGFATTQEAYDEAVTPLFDALNKLEHILGKHRYLTGDQLTEADLRLWTTLVRFDPVYVTHFKCDKRRISDYLNLYGFLRDIYQMPGIAETVDFDHIRHHYYRSHGTINPYGIISIGPQQDLLEPHGRDTRFN; encoded by the coding sequence ATGGGGCAACTTGTTGACGGTGTATGGCAAGACGTTTGGTATGACACCAAACCTAGCGGGGGCCATTTCAAACGCAGTAACTCGCAATTCCGCAATTGGGTGACGACTGATGGTCAAGCTGGGCCACAAGGTAAGGCGGGCTTTAAAGCCGAAGCACATCGTTACCATTTGTATATTTCTCTGGCCTGTCCATGGGCGCACCGCACCTTACTAATGCGCAGCTTGAAAGGTTTGGAATCGCTAATTTCAGTTTCTGTGGTACATCCGCTGATGCTGGAGAATGGCTGGACATTCGGTCATGACTTCCCCGCCACCACCGGTGATGAGCTTTACCATCTCGATTATCTTTATCAACTCTATCTCCGTGCCGACCCCCATTATAGCGGGCGCGTGACCGTCCCGGTGTTATGGGATAAACAGCAACAAACTGTTGTTAGCAATGAGTCAGCCGATATCATTCGTATGTTCAATAATGCTTTTGATGCGGCTGGCGCTAAAGCAGGCGATTATTACCCTCCCGCATTACGCGGCAAGATTGACGATATCAATGAGTGGATTTACGATCAGGTCAATAATGGTGTGTATAAAGCGGGCTTTGCCACCACGCAAGAAGCTTATGACGAAGCCGTCACCCCCTTGTTTGATGCATTGAATAAGCTAGAACACATTCTGGGGAAACACCGCTATTTGACCGGTGACCAACTGACCGAAGCGGACTTACGCTTATGGACCACACTGGTACGTTTTGATCCAGTGTATGTCACGCATTTTAAGTGTGATAAGCGCCGTATTAGCGATTATCTCAACTTATACGGCTTTTTACGCGATATTTATCAGATGCCGGGTATTGCCGAGACAGTCGATTTTGACCATATTCGCCATCACTATTACCGCAGCCACGGCACCATTAATCCTTACGGGATTATCTCCATCGGCCCACAGCAAGACCTGCTGGAGCCCCATGGACGAGATACGCGCTTTAATTAG